One genomic region from Sphingobacterium sp. UGAL515B_05 encodes:
- a CDS encoding AraC family transcriptional regulator, with product MEYQARYITEDIKLSSYKDQFFKSDIMFDQHMLVWFLSGETKIVQADATYLFGKGDIFLIPRNQLATIINYPKDGEPHKTVVMHLSLETLKNFYADKNIDSEPQSSARIFCFNNHPLLESCLASLIPYFDMKDIPEDIAAIKITEAICILRTMDKRIDHILANFEEPGKINLADYMEKNFMFNLPLEKFAYLTGRSLTTFKRDFKKAFTMTPQRWLTHKRLELAYYQLTEKKKKPLEVCYEVGFENLSHFSSAFKKQFGFAPSLLKSRL from the coding sequence ATGGAATACCAAGCCCGATACATAACCGAAGATATAAAGCTGTCCAGCTATAAAGACCAATTTTTCAAATCGGACATTATGTTTGACCAGCATATGTTGGTATGGTTTCTTTCCGGAGAAACCAAGATTGTACAGGCCGATGCTACCTATTTATTTGGAAAAGGGGATATTTTTCTGATTCCCAGAAACCAGTTGGCCACTATCATTAATTACCCCAAAGACGGTGAACCTCACAAAACGGTAGTTATGCATTTATCATTAGAAACATTAAAAAATTTTTATGCAGACAAGAATATAGATTCCGAACCGCAAAGTTCAGCAAGAATTTTTTGTTTTAATAACCATCCTCTTCTGGAAAGTTGTTTAGCATCGCTTATTCCTTATTTTGACATGAAAGATATCCCAGAGGATATTGCCGCGATTAAAATTACAGAAGCCATTTGCATCCTCAGAACAATGGATAAAAGGATCGATCATATACTTGCTAATTTTGAGGAGCCCGGAAAGATCAATCTTGCAGATTATATGGAGAAAAACTTTATGTTTAATCTCCCATTGGAAAAGTTTGCTTATCTCACCGGCAGAAGTCTCACAACGTTTAAGCGGGATTTCAAAAAAGCATTTACCATGACTCCACAACGATGGTTAACGCATAAACGTTTGGAACTTGCCTATTATCAGCTTACCGAAAAGAAAAAAAAACCACTGGAAGTTTGCTATGAGGTAGGATTTGAAAACCTTTCTCATTTTTCATCTGCGTTTAAGAAGCAGTTTGGGTTTGCACCAAGTCTGCTAAAAAGTAGACTCTGA
- a CDS encoding SDR family oxidoreductase produces the protein MKNLKDKVALITGGNSGIGYATAKKLKENGADIMPL, from the coding sequence ATGAAAAATTTAAAAGATAAAGTAGCGTTAATAACAGGTGGTAATAGCGGTATTGGCTATGCCACAGCTAAAAAACTAAAAGAGAACGGCGCTGATATTATGCCCTTGTAA